In Spinacia oleracea cultivar Varoflay chromosome 5, BTI_SOV_V1, whole genome shotgun sequence, a single window of DNA contains:
- the LOC110797078 gene encoding glycosyltransferase BC10, with the protein MIRMLQSHYILIFSLILSLPMIYFFAPHFLSPHPRQLPIPRPDELEDLSLFNRAISSTFSSPSSSSTFSFSRLGTHNPTLKIAFLFLTHTDLFFSPLWDRFFNSSSPKLFNIYIHADPDAHLKDPGGFFNARFIPSKHTERSSATLISAAKRLMASAILDDPLNFYFALVSQSCIPLHSFDYVYKTLLGRSKGNGFGFRHVRHKSFIEILDNETILPSRYIARGKNVMLPEVPFDQFRVGSQFFVLTKKHALMVLKDRKLWRKFRLPCFKTESCYPEEHYFPTLLSMKDPNGCTQYTLTRVNWTDSVNGHPHMYLPPEVSPELIYTLRQSNYTHDYLFARKFSPDCLNPLMDMADTVIFND; encoded by the coding sequence atgatccGAATGTTGCAATCCCACTACATTTTGATATTCTCCTTAATCTTATCTCTCCCAATGATCTACTTCTTTGctcctcattttctctctcctcaccctCGCCAACTCCCAATTCCTCGCCCAGATGAACTCGAAGATCTATCTCTCTTCAACCGCGCTATCTCATCCACCTTCTCATCTCCATCTTCATCCTCGACTTTCTCATTCTCCAGATTAGGAACACACAACCCTACTTTGAAGATCGCCTTCCTGTTTTTAACCCACACTGATCTCTTCTTCTCGCCTTTGTGGGACCGTTTCTTCAATTCCAGTTCCCCTAAATTGTTCAACATCTACATTCACGCCGACCCGGATGCCCATTTAAAAGACCCGGGTGGTTTTTTCAATGCTAGGTTCATACCAAGTAAGCACACTGAACGATCTTCTGCTACTTTGATCTCTGCTGCTAAACGATTAATGGCGTCTGCGATTTTAGATGATCCTTTAAATTTCTATTTTGCTTTGGTTTCTCAGTCTTGTATTCCTCTGCATTCGTTTGATTATGTTTATAAGACCCTGTTAGGGAGGAGTAAGGGTAATGGGTTCGGGTTTCGCCATGTCCGGCATAAGAGTTTTATTGAGATTCTTGACAATGAGACTATTCTTCCCTCGAGGTATATTGCTCGAGGGAAGAATGTGATGCTTCCTGAGGTTCCTTTTGATCAGTTTCGGGTCGGGTCTCAGTTTTTTGTGTTGACGAAGAAGCATGCTTTGATGGTATTGAAGGATAGGAAGTTGTGGAGGAAGTTTAGGCTTCCTTGTTTTAAGACAGAGTCTTGTTACCCTGAGGAACACTATTTCCCTACATTGTTGTCTATGAAAGATCCTAATGGATGTACTCAGTATACTCTTACCAGGGTTAATTGGACGGATAGTGTCAATGGACATCCTCATATGTATCTCCCGCCCGAGGTGTCACCGGAGCTGATCTACACTCTCCGACAGTCAAATTATACTCATGATTACTTGTTCGCCAGAAAGTTCTCGCCGGATTGCTTGAACCCCTTGATGGATATGGCTGATACTGTTATCTTCAATGACTGA
- the LOC110780557 gene encoding uncharacterized protein produces the protein MVYPPFIDLGMANSNNEREPLIGFSLYFSLTSRINSTNEEKRKSLLASTYKKSLETRIAKAYLNSGKCLCLLYSWIFLPRFLVFFWLNVFSYYLLEIILRIYFVCRLCFLDPSYLHVVMICLVNYLILILLCLWYFLIQKCILDPSVVSPYCWCNYSTSKCFVCAQSFSYLYSPLIRINSTTNFHSSDYYLKHCLIQLLPPQSHPIQSYSPFLALMSAKPTESSYANILKINHSSSSPNATQQGSNEYECGSNYHNNGQTTSPKPAEIEPISVGIVSPDHATPPSFDAPPPHHAPQVPSPSVPTIDLPAPALEADQVALLSATCLLGKTWGEDLPKQAVMSRLRRDWGSIHGSLRGKLSLSILPPLPRNLSLSLSWRMMMTWTKTFSICVATLLTMMSLCQMMSCSMNSRLLLTLLLNLLSFRLLLNSPRGGREMMVLSLPPSPLLNELVLAMLFLLSYPPFGYFLAHDQLSHLLVVSQMDLHVSLSLCPLSSFYVC, from the exons ATGGTTTATCCGCCCTTCATCGACCTCGGGATGGCGAACAGTAATAATGAACGGGAGCCTTTAATTGGGTTTTCACTTTATTTTTCATTAACCAGCCGGATTAATTCAACCAATGAAGAGAAAAGGAAGTCATTATTAGCATCCACCTACAAGAAATCTTTGGAAACCCGAATCGCCAAAGCGTATTTAAACTCAGGGAAGTGCCTTTGTCTGCTCTATTCTTGGATTTTTTTGCCTCGTTTTCTTGTGTTTTTCTGGCTTAATGTTTTCTCATATTATCTTCTTGAAATTATTCTCAGGATTTATTTTGTGTGTCGATTATGTTTTCTAGATCCTTCCTATTTGCATGTTGTGATGATTTGTTTAGTGAACTATTTGATATTAATTTTGCTCTGTCTGTggtattttttaattcaaaaatgcaTTCTAGATCCTTCCGTAGTCTCTCCTTACTGCTGGTGCAACTATTCGACTTCTAAGTGTTTTGTTTGTGCTCAAAGTTTCTCTTATTTATACTCTCCGTTGATTCGCATTAATAGTACAACCAACTTCCATTCCTCAGACTACTATTTAAAGCATTGCCTTATCCAGCTCCTTCCTCCACAAAGCCATCCCATTCAATCATATTCTCCCTTTCTTGCCTTAATGTCTGCTAAGCCTACAGAATCTAGCTATGCCAACATTCTTAAGATCAACCACTCTTCATCTTCCCCTAATGCTACCCAACAGGGAAGTAACGAGTATGAATGTGGAAGCAACTATCATAATAATGGTCAAACCACCTCCCCTAAACCAGCTGAGATTGAACCCATCTCTGTGGGAATTGTCAGTCCTGATCATGCTACCCCTCCCTCATTTGATGCGCCACCACCTCATCATGCACCACAAGTTCCAAGTCCAAGTGTTCCTACCATAGACCTCCCAGCTCCTGCTCTGGAAGCTGATCAAGTAGCCTTGCTGTCAGCTACTTGCCTTTTGGGAAAAACATGGGGAGAAGACCTTCCTAAGCAAGCTGTTATGTCTAGACTTCGTAGGGATTGGGGCTCTATTCATG GGTCACTTCGGGGGAAACTGTCACTCTCAATCCTCCCTCCTCTACCAAGGAACTTGAgtttgagtctatcatggaggatgatgatgactTGGACCAAGACTTTCTCAATATGTGTGGCAACATTGCTAACAATGATGAGTTTATGTCAAATGATGAGCTGCTCTATGAATTCCAGACTGCTGCTGACATTGTTGCTGAACCTCCTGTCATTCCGTCTGCTGCTGAACTCTCCAAGAGGAGGAAGAGAGATGATGGTGCTCTCTCTTCCCCCATCCCCTCTACTGAATGAATTGGTCCTTGCTATGTTATTCCTTCTATCATACCCTCCTTTTGGTTATTTTTTGGCTCATGATCAACTATCTCACTTGCTGGTTGTATCCCAGATGGACTTACATGTATCTCTTTCTTTATGCCCCTTATCTTCCTTTTATGTATGCTAA